From one Triticum urartu cultivar G1812 chromosome 3, Tu2.1, whole genome shotgun sequence genomic stretch:
- the LOC125549010 gene encoding desmethyl-deoxy-podophyllotoxin synthase-like — MEVLSMFSFIAQATILFLLFLKLTAYGNKSKLRKKQLPPGPWSLPFIGSLHHVLRGLPHRTMRELSRCHGPLMFLRLGEVPTLVVSSAEAAELVMRTHDLSFASRPNSVTIGIVGCCGKGIGFAPYGDRWRQMKKICIMELLNAKQVKRVESIRAEEVGGLLRSIAAASGFVNLSKKATTLANDIVAMAMFGGKCAEEKSEFVLAYDQVSELVAGFFPLDFFPSSRIVRRLSTIEHRLRGSYGCIQRIIASIVESRNAEIAANGDQEDFLGVLLRLQKKDSLAFPLTPETIGAILHDIFGGATTTLGSTVEWAMSELLKKPETMAKAQLEVRSVLGALRGVITNTDLGGLNYMRMLIKEVLRLHPPNPMLVPRESKEDCEIMGYHIPKGTKIHLNAFAISWDPRYWYNPEAFNPERFENSNVDFKGTNFEFTPFGAGRRQCPAILFGTSAVEIALANLLYHFEWVLPDGENSHLLDMSETFGMGVRKKVELHLRATPYVYSGYI; from the exons ATGGAGGTGTTAAGCATGTTTTCTTTTATTGCTCAAGCCACGATACTCTTCCTTTTGTTTCTTAAACTCACAGCCTACGGCAACAAAAGCAAATTACGCAAGAAGCAGCTGCCTCCCGGGCCATGGAGCCTTCCGTTCATCGGCAGCCTCCACCACGTCTTGCGTGGCCTCCCACACCGCACAATGAGGGAGTTGTCTCGCTGTCATGGACCCCTGATGTTCCTCAGGCTTGGCGAGGTTCCAACCTTGGTCGTCTCCAGTGCCGAGGCGGCGGAGCTGGTGATGAGGACCCACGACCTGTCGTTCGCCTCCCGGCCGAACAGCGTGACCATCGGCATCGTCGGCTGCTGCGGGAAGGGGATCGGCTTCGCACCCTACGGGGACCGCTGGCGCCAGATGAAGAAGATCTGCATCATGGAGCTTCTCAACGCCAAGCAAGTGAAGCGTGTCGAGTCCATAAGGGCCGAGGAGGTGGGCGGCCTCCTCCGCTCCATTGCGGCGGCCTCTGGTTTCGTCAACCTCAGCAAGAAGGCGACGACGCTAGCGAACGACATCGTCGCCATGGCCATGTTCGGCGGCAAGTGCGCAGAGGAGAAGTCCGAGTTCGTGCTCGCCTACGACCAAGTAAGCGAGCTGGTGGCCGGGTTCTTCCCGCTGGACTTCTTCCCGTCGTCGCGGATCGTACGGCGGCTGAGCACCATCGAGCACCGCCTCCGTGGGAGTTATGGCTGCATCCAGCGCATCATTGCGAGTATCGTCGAGAGCCGCAATGCGGAGATCGCCGCCAACGGGGATCAGGAGGATTTCCTGGGAGTGCTGCTCAGGCTGCAGAAGAAGGATTCACTTGCTTTCCCTCTAACCCCGGAGACTATTGGTGCCATC CTTCATGACATATTTGGAGGCGCTACTACAACCTTAGGATCCACTGTAGAGTGGGCTATGTCGGAGTTGTTGAAAAAACCCGAGACTATGGCAAAGGCACAACTAGAGGTTCGAAGCGTTCTAGGTGCACTACGAGGTGTCATCACTAATACCGACCTTGGTGGACTGAACTACATGCGAATGCTTATCAAGGAGGTTCTTAGGTTACATCCCCCCAACCCTATGCTTGTCCCCCGTGAGTCGAAGGAGGACTGTGAAATCATGGGTTATCACATTCCCAAAGGCACAAAGATACATCTTAATGCATTTGCAATTTCTTGGGATCCAAGATATTGGTACAACCCAGAAGCGTTTAACCCAGAGAGGTTTGAGAATAGCAATGTTGATTTTAAAGGAACAAATTTTGAGTTCACCCCCTTCGGGGCAGGTCGTCGACAGTGTCCTGCGATTCTGTTTGGCACGTCTGCCGTGGAGATTGCATTGGCGAATCTTCTCTACCACTTTGAATGGGTGCTTCCTGATGGAGAGAATTCACATTTGTTGGACATGTCCGAGACTTTTGGGATGGGAGTAAGGAAAAAGGTAGAGCTGCATTTGAGAGCTACTCCGTATGTATACTCTGGTTATATATAG